The Populus trichocarpa isolate Nisqually-1 chromosome 18, P.trichocarpa_v4.1, whole genome shotgun sequence genomic interval TGCTTAGCACACGTTCAATTAAGTTGCCATTAAAGGACCTTCCACTATCTTTATTCTTCAATTATACGTCCTTTCCCAGGACTGcgacatgaaaaattatttatcgtAACAGGGAAGTTCGGATATTAGTGTGTATGCATAGATGCTTTTACAATAACAAATAAGAGCactaaactatatatattcaCTGAATTCTCAGTTTACAATGTCATCTCACTCTGTCATGAGATTTGGAATCAAAACTTCTtgacagagaaagaaaaaaagatgaattaatatataatctTCTTATTTTCAAGGATTAGGTATTCTTAAcctttttaatgtattaatattaatccCTTTTCAAATGTTCAACAAATCATCAGCACTGATtaaaaacgaaagaaaaagaCAGCATCCATCCATCACTAGAGCCAACATctcaattatagaaaaaattatatcacACAAGTATCCATCATCCTGTTGATTTTTCTACTAGCCGGCCGCCCATAGGTGAATTTTATCAAGATCCCAGCAATGTttaattatctctttttttatatataattttatgattaattgtTATTACTTTATATTAGTCTATTCCCTAGGACTATCATCTTTACAACCCATGTCACTTTCTGGTGTCCATGTAGGTAAATATTGAAAACTGAAAAAGTTTGTAGATCGAAGACTAATTAAGATCATCATTTCTGCGTTGGCTGACCCCGTAATGAAGAATGATGAAGATGACACTTCAAATTTGGGGCACAAGATTTTGGCTTCCCCACTCGGCGCACCCACCTGGTGGCTGGTGGGCCTTCGCTGTTCCATTACAATGGTGGAGTTTCCACTTATGCGGGTGTTTGTAAACatgataaattttgtttttttaattttgtttttttgttttaaaataatattttaaaataatactttaaaaatagtttaaattttttttaaaaaaaataataagtctcaacattataaatgtttttttagtcttGAGTTTCCCAATCAAAACTTGTTTGTTAGATTCAAGTAAATATAGGTCGCAcagcttttgaaattgaaaaataataaaatcaatatcgGACCTAAAAACCCGAGCATAACCGTCAAACCCCACTCACATGAATCTGACGTGTTTATTAGACCTAGACGCTTGAATCATGCAATTATTATAAGACCTCTGGACCaaaaattctcattttttacttttaataccAATACAGTAATTGAACTgttatgaaaaaacattattatccccaaacaaataaataatagcaaATTAACATCGCGAAAATCACTTTACCCCTCAAGGCAACCTCATCTGATTTTTCGGCCAAGAGCAAAAAAATAGTTCTAAAGGGCATATCTACTGTAGTTTTGCCACAGGTATAGATTCTCTAAATTAACTACTACTTTACCTAGTTGCTTATCAAGTctccatgattttttaaaatttagtttttttctgaGAAAATACTAGGTGATCCCCACTTACATACCGGAAGCCGATTCATTTCATGTATGATCCACAATCAAGTGACTGTAGAATCATATATATGGATTTATGGTGAGCCGGACTCTTCCTTCTTCAACTAGTCAAATTATTCAGTGCATTCCAGCAAATTATGTGCGTGATGCCATGCTGCTAAGTGCAATCACCACGTCTTCCATATGCTTCACGTGTGTGTTGGGACTCACATGTGAAGCACGCACGCGGATGTGTAATAGCTTCACTCCTGGAAATGGCAGCCTTCAAACATGCAAGCGACCATAGCATAGATTGTCCACTTGCCTTCATTCTTAAACTCTAAGCTTTCTGTATTCATGCCTGACGTAAATAAATACTGCTTTCTACTACGCCATAGCAACTGGTAGTGCTGGCTGCTGGGGCTTCATTACACTATCACAATGGTGGAGTTTCCacctttgcatttttttaatctaggaCGGGGAATCGCCACGCATTAATTACCAGAAATGGTTGCTTATCAAGTGATTGTGGAATCATATGGATTCATGCTGAGCCAGACTGCAAATTTCACTGCTTTGGGTCCTTCTTCTTAAAAGTCAAAatgatttaaggaaaaaaaaaaaagacttgatagATTTTTTATAAGTTCGACTGATCAGTCACGAGAGAATccgaattttaaattgaatcatatcataatagatcaattttttttatttattataaaacccAAATTAACCAAATCAAACCATAAAGCTATGTAAAGTTTAATAACCAGGGATTTCACTAAGCATGCCTCCTAGAAATAGCAACTTTCAAACATGCAAATTAACAACCATAACATATAACGTTCATATACTGTGATTTATTAAATTCCAAGCTTTATTATGTAACGTTTGACCTAAACGAGTACATGTATATTagcatttaattattgttttttataaaataaaaatgatgtagttaaaataaaatggatgagacaaaacagaaaatagaaatgaaattgTATTTGATAATAACAAAGAAGAACACGATGAATATTTCTATATCATGTTTAGTTAATAAgggataaaacaaaagaaaatgaaaaaaaaaattgttttacttttgatatatattatcaCACTTACAGtgtcttaaaataatatatacaaatcattgtttttgctttatttataataagaattaattattatttttaattaatttaaaacagtAATTTTTCCGTTCatcaaaattaagttaaaaaaatttgtaattatCATAAGGGAagataattcattgctaaaaaagatgatatatttaaattatgatattttctctcttctatcaTAATGTTCTGCCGTTTTACAAATCATTGAAGGAACAAAAGTTAATAGAGTAATGCCTCGCATATTCTCTGAGAAATAATGTTCTGCCCTTTTAGCTAGCTTGGGTTCTAACACGCCCTGCAGATAAAGAGCATCACAGCTTAGAAATAAATCAATCTACAAACTGTTAAATCACCTTAGGCATGAGCAAAATGTagacacaaaattaaaatagagcCACTTAATCTCAGTAGTGAAAAGAATCATACATGAGAAGCACTCTAGCAGCCTCTTAACACTCTATGCCACACGAAGATTATATCCAGGGCTGTTGGTCGAGGGATTCTTCGAGCCTCAGAACGCCAATAATAAGCTCGCGTTCTTTAGTGATCTACGAATCAAAAAGACTCGAGCTCGGTTTTGTCTGAATTTtcgttgaagaagaagaagaagaagcagttCACCACATGCTTCACCATGTTGGTGTCAAATAAAGAAAGAGGCCGAAATGACATTTTTCGCAAGGAAAGTAGCTAGCTATACGCTTCTGCATATTCAGCTTACTGAAGTAAAGACGTTAGTTAGTCAGATTGAAAAATCCACAAAATCTAATATGGAAATAATATGGAATCGACTATTGATGAAATCTTAAGGAGGAATGAGCTCGGATTTTTAATGTATAATACTGCTGTAGGATTCAGGTTAACTACATACAAACGCACCATGTACGTATAAGCATTTATACAACGCACTTGCTGAGGTAAATAAGACTTTGTTCAACTTACAACTCCTATTTGCTAAGATATTGTAAAGGTGGAATGAAGccatgaaattaaatgatgCTCGACTTACAACAAGCCCATCAGATAAACAGGACAAATACGTACAGTCAGTATCACAGAAATAAAATGACCTTATGCAATCTGAAAGTTTAGAGGTAGTCttgcttgaaaatatagaaTACAGCACATGGATCCGATCATCACCTTGCAGTTCATGCGCGTAAGGCAAGCATGGCTTGAAAGCAACATTGCTGATTGATCCAATATGCCGTTTTTCAGACCcaaatattcattttcaatCAGCCTGCATGTGCAGAATAGTAAGATTCAGAGAGACCTAATTCTTTAAAACTTACTGGTATTGATTTTCAATCACAACGCTACATAAAGATTAAGAACAATATAGTAAACAGAACCTGATGATCAATGCGAGCATCAAGTGGACAAATTCGACAAGGAGAGACCACAACTCTCTCTTCTTCAGGACCTCTCCCAGCCATTGTAGGCTTACTATCCTTTATTTCATTAAGCTgagaaacaaaaaccaaatgaaagCTCATCGCAGTGAGAGAAAAGCCAGCATCTTTTAGTCAAGAAATGCCCCACCATAAACTCAAATCAAGAACACAGTAACAAAATGTAAATCCCATAAAAACTTTCTATTGGATCGAGCAGAattgtcaataaaaaaacagaacttTGGACAAATTTAAGCAAACCCGTCAAAAGATAACACACATTGTGACAAAAAAATCGAGAATTTTACCTCATTCTCACTAGGCCAAGAAGAACCACTCATtgtcttcaagtttttttctggTTAAGATAATTGCCAATCAGAGGTTACTGGGTTTGGCTTCTTGGCCTCTGACTGGGAGAAATTATTTCTTCTCTTGGACCAAAGTCTGATCGAGAGAGATTGCCTGATCACTTGTGGACAAAACGACAAAGTAACTGATTGTTGCTATTTGAGTGGTCACATCATGTACATGGGTTATTATCTTCCTGTTTTTTGAAGAAAACTAGAGAAGTAAAATTTAAGGatgaaaaagaatattatttttttattgataaataagaagaaaaggaatttaAATTCGTGACAAAAACTTTCTAAGCTACAGCTTTGATTTGACTAAATCTTAATCATTTGTTTaagaacaaaattatttatagcTAAGTTCAAATActtacatgtaaaaaataaatttttatttttattttgatacgattctttttttaatcaaaatttaatattatttttaaatagaatacTCAGGctcattcaatatatttatgaacTTGTCATCATTctatattcaaatttaaaataataatatataaagtaaatttatAAGAACAATCATGGGGTATATTATAAGAATCGCATTTTGTAAGATTGATAGACAACAACATTTGatcttttgtcttcttttttttttttttttttttgctttacatAAAAGCTAACAAGGGCATTATGAGTTTGTTGCCCATGACATGAAATCATTGAAAGGACACTAAAGAAACATATCTATGTTTACATGTTTGGTAAACAGAGAATCCACTCTTCAAACACTAGAAAAGTTGGACATGATAATCtatgtataaattaatttgtatatttaatttGGCAAAAAGATATGTGCAAACTTTGTATTATAGAAAAAGTGAGTTCACATTTATCCAAAGTGAGATGTCTCTCTTCAACTTCTATTTTTAAGACATTTTCGGATGATTGTATACAACTACGAGGATGAACTTAATTAAGTCAAGAATACAAGGActagattaattatttgaagAGTGTACAAAATCTCCAATTCCATTGGATTTAATCTTAACCGGTTTCTTTAAGCCTTGGGTGGGCTTCATCCACCAATGGGCCTTTTCTTGACCCATGggctttttataattatgtttatgattaatttattttaatatcaaaccaccgaataagataaataacaaaaaaaaaaaagctaaaactgaaggtatttttattgaatatacacaatttattattcattacaataatataattataattttaccttccccaaaaaaattcaatagcaTTAATGTTAGGGTGTTTTAGTCTTTTCAAACAGTCTATTagccattaaaaaattgatcaggATATAAGTATATTTTACCCTAAaagttagaatttttaaaactagataAGAAGGATActtttgtctttatattttaaaaatacagtaacataacattttttcttctcttagaaccattttttcaatttgtttttatatagtaaaatgaCCTAATTATCCTACAAGTCAGCTTTTTTAAAACTAGCTAAGAAGGATATTTTTgtctttgtattttaaaaatacagtaaaatgacacttttattcttataataaaaaaatcaaaacatgtgTCTAGGGGTTCTTTGGtctttttcactcttttttttgttattattgtttcatAAAGagcaatttgatctttttatacaaattaattattaattaaatggaAAAACTTGCTGGTGCGCTAGCACATGGACGATGCTTGTGACACCTCCTAATGACAAAAAATGCTCTTTTGTTGTGATATTGAAagtattgtcttttttttttgttagtgcgATGTGTGTTAGAGGTGGTAGGATAGTTTGTCGCCAATgaggttttttttccctctcttctttcttgaaaatcacaaattggtcctctttatttttaatatttcaatttcaattcttattttttttattttttatttttgttcttgaccttttataaaaattttatttgtttttaatttatctttaatctcAATCTGTCATATGTCTGCCTTATTAGCTTGGATTGACTCatgctgctttttttttattattttttttattagttttatcctttcatatgttaattggttgaaaattaaacaacattTTCTTTCACGTttggaaaaaggttttttcCCGAGTTATCATAGtcgcttttttgtttttaatttttttatatgtttattattgttgtatatttctttataattttattaaaataaattaaacatactTATTTGACGGGTAAGATTATAACTCgagttattagtttttttttaaaaaaaatatgttttccaaacttaaacattgttttttcaCGAGGAAAATAACGCTGATAAGCAAATGGCATACCTCTCTATAGTATTCCACTAAATACCAATATATATACAAGGAATTAAACCTCAAAACTCCTATTTGGAGGATTGAACTAGCAAACTTGGCAGGTAGTATATTTCGGGTTAGATTTTTGGTTGAATTgtacaaattatgaaacttggAATTCATGACCTGATTTGGATcagattgttttaattaaattggaTAAAATATTGACCTTTTCAAATCCaattaaattgttaatgatTCAATTACCAATTTAAATTCGACCAGGAACAAAATACTATCACTTGATGACCTGACAACTCGGGCGCTTTTTCAAGTATCAAGTTTGATAATTacaattaaacctttttttcgaaagaaaaagaagggcaAATTAGTCCCACAAAATAAAGCCAAATTCTCTTCAAATTATACTAATTAGCATCTCTCCAACTctcccactctctctctctctccaactTGACACTAATCACTCTCACCTTCTCCATAACACCAACCCTCTCCCCCCCTCTCTCATCGACAATGAAGGTAAACAAGATCTGTCAGATTGTAAGGTTCAAGTTATTCATGCACCGTTGGAAGCTAAGGAGTCTTGGAAACAAGAAAAGCAGCCACCAAGAATCAGGCTCATTGACCAAGAAAACACCACCAGCTGGGTATCTTGCAGTTTATGTCGGGATGCAAGAAAAGAGGTTCCTGATACCTACAAGGTTTCTAAACCTGCCAGTTTTTGTTGGGTTGTTAAAGAAAACAGAAGAGGAGTTTGGGTTTCAATGTAACGGAGGACTTGTCTTGCTCTGTGAAGTCGAGTTTTTTGAAGAGGTTTTAAGGTTGTTAGAGAAAGATGAGACCAGATTTGGTAAGTTTGGTTTGGAGGATTTTTTCAAGATTGTTTCTTGTGAAGTGGGTTTTGATTCTTGCAAGGAAACAACATCAAGTACTAGTCATGTTTTTACTCCATTGTTGGAGAAGGCTAGGGTTTAACTTCAACATTGTGGGtgctctttttttctatttggagttttttttttttttttagtttttgggtacttgtatattttttttctttttctaaaatagGGAGTTTTTTTGGGCTCAAACCATCCTTGAGCCCATCATTCAATGGAGTTTGATGGGTTTCAATGAGATGTAGTTGAAGCTTTTTCCTTCCTCATTAATGTTTGGGGTTTTTCTGGCTTTTAGGCTAGGCATCAATTTGTTTCGATGATGCCAATGCTGCTGATCTCTTACGATTTTGGGAGCATTAATGTGTTAAGAGTGATGTTCtcctaatgatgatgatgataaaattttagattaataaactaaaattttcttgtgattattgttctgtttttttcccttctccaTTTAATTTGCTGTTGTTTTACCTTATTCCATgtctattatttttcaagttacaGATTCAAAACTTGATTGCTCTAAGCTTGGTGAGTCTTTAACAACTAATCCAATCCAAAATAGACCAATTTGCCAAGATTTTTAGAGAATTTTCTTATGCAATTTCAAGCGCAGTTTCTAGCTTATTCCTGAAGTTGGCTCTAGCCTTGGTTGTTGGCTCTAAAGCTGAATCTCAAAATTGCTGATGAAGATAACAGTCAGAGTCACATGGTAGCAGAGGTTCAGGAGACTCCAATCAGATTTGAGAATCAACTAGTAATTGATTAGAAAACAACAATCTTTCGAAGCTTAAAATAATGGGAAATTGTTTCGTGCTCTAGTCAATCACGGGCTTTGATTCTTCCATGAATATATTAAAGAAGACCAAGCTGCCTTTTCTTACTGGTTTTTTCCCTTCCAGTGCTCATGATAAAAGGTCatgaaaactattttaaaaaattctttcaaataCAGCCCGAACATACCAGTTGAAACCatagctatttttatttaaaattaatattttttaatgttttttaattattttaattttaatattctgatattaaaaataattttttaaaattaaaaaaaatattattttaatatattttttaataaaaaacactttaaaaagtaaacacAATCATACTCTCAAATACTCTCTAAACTCGCCTCTGGGAGTCAACCTTGTAATTCATTAACTCAAAGCTTGCTCAAgctgagttttattttaaactaattttaaaattaatcttgtaAAACTTGATCAAACTATActttttaaactaatttcaaaattaatcttgTAAAACTTGATGAAACTATACTAAGACCTGAGCgcatcaattttaataaattttttgaatgattGTCTGATATTGTTTTAAGATTGATCTAATGAATCCATGATCCAGATTTGAAACCGGGTTGATTAGAActagattgaaatttgaaaactatGGTCAGTGGAACTTGATTAAACTGGTTAATCTTAATAATAATGTAATGAATAAGATTATGAATTCTGAAAAATATACAGTGGGCCCCCAACATGAGAAAATGTGGTCGTGAGTCATGAGATGCCCACTGTTTCTGGCTGTGATAGTTTTCTGATGCAAGAGAATCTTGTTTAAAGTGCCAGGTACAATTGTACAAACCTTACACTTGTCTGTCCTTTCTTGTCGtgctttgaattattattattttttaatcatgaacaaataaatatatgcatgttgctttttattattttcccttTCTGTGCTGTTTGTTTCTCACGTTGGacctacattttattttaaatgtctACTTTATTTGGTCGTCTAAAATTGCTGACACATTCGTACACTAATTGCATGCTTCTCGCCGTGTTCATTCTGGTCAAATGGCGTTAAAATTGCTTATTATATTCTCAGTAATGCcgtacatgttattttttttatttttaaagatgttttgtaattaaaaaaatatatataaataatctttttatatgaggacattaaaactattaaaaatttaatatttttaagattaaaaaacagATGAAACCACCAAAATCAAAcacttctcttaaaaaaaaaatgttgtttttta includes:
- the LOC127904685 gene encoding auxin-responsive protein SAUR24-like; the encoded protein is MKVNKICQIVRFKLFMHRWKLRSLGNKKSSHQESGSLTKKTPPAGYLAVYVGMQEKRFLIPTRFLNLPVFVGLLKKTEEEFGFQCNGGLVLLCEVEFFEEVLRLLEKDETRFGKFGLEDFFKIVSCEVGFDSCKETTSSTSHVFTPLLEKARV